A stretch of Oscillospiraceae bacterium DNA encodes these proteins:
- a CDS encoding U32 family peptidase has protein sequence MEKLELLSPAGDLEKLETAGVYGADAAYIGLNGLSLRAPQQLFSGDYLKKAIEIKKKYNMKLYGACNMVMRDGDFATLERAIREAYELGIDAVIASDLGALCLIKKWCPDLEVHMSTQANILNSVACNTYYDMGAKRVVLARELTLDEIATIRANTNPDLDLEAFCHGAMCISYSGRCLLSAYMTGRDSNRGECAQPCRWKYKLYEEKRPNYPFTIGGSENGTYIMNAKDMCMIEHLDLMAKAGITSFKIEGRMKTPYYVAVTTNAYRKALDILKKDPDNYKLPPEVAEEVNKVSHREYCKGFYFGNPYADGQLVHTSDYVRDYTLVGVVTDYDSENKRLYLEQRNKFYRDDILDVLTTKGESVLLPATDLRNPDGEEMESAPHAQQIVSIYSETPFPKNSMLRRKCKWQEDSSNR, from the coding sequence TTGGAAAAATTAGAATTATTATCTCCTGCAGGGGACTTAGAAAAGCTGGAAACCGCAGGGGTTTACGGTGCTGATGCCGCATATATCGGCTTAAACGGACTCTCCCTTCGTGCACCCCAGCAGTTATTTTCGGGAGATTATCTCAAAAAAGCCATTGAAATCAAGAAAAAATATAATATGAAGCTGTACGGCGCCTGCAATATGGTAATGCGGGATGGCGATTTTGCCACTTTGGAGCGTGCCATTCGGGAAGCTTACGAGCTGGGCATTGATGCCGTAATTGCTTCCGATTTGGGAGCGCTTTGCTTAATCAAAAAATGGTGTCCCGATTTAGAAGTTCATATGAGTACCCAGGCAAATATTTTAAATTCCGTTGCCTGCAACACCTATTATGATATGGGTGCAAAACGTGTGGTATTGGCAAGAGAACTGACCTTAGACGAAATTGCCACCATCCGTGCAAACACCAATCCCGATCTGGATTTGGAAGCCTTTTGTCACGGTGCGATGTGCATTTCCTATTCGGGCAGATGTTTACTTTCTGCCTATATGACAGGTAGAGACTCCAACCGTGGGGAATGTGCACAGCCTTGTCGTTGGAAATATAAACTCTATGAAGAAAAACGTCCCAACTATCCCTTTACCATTGGCGGTTCTGAAAACGGAACCTACATTATGAATGCCAAAGATATGTGTATGATTGAGCATCTGGATTTGATGGCAAAGGCAGGAATCACCTCCTTTAAAATTGAAGGACGAATGAAAACGCCCTACTATGTGGCAGTGACCACCAATGCATACCGTAAAGCGCTTGACATTTTAAAGAAAGACCCCGATAATTATAAACTTCCTCCCGAAGTGGCGGAGGAAGTGAACAAAGTCAGCCACAGAGAGTACTGCAAGGGCTTCTACTTCGGCAATCCCTATGCAGACGGTCAACTGGTGCATACCTCTGATTATGTAAGAGATTACACCTTGGTGGGTGTTGTGACAGACTATGACAGCGAAAACAAACGGCTCTACCTTGAGCAGCGAAATAAATTCTATCGGGACGACATCTTGGATGTGTTGACTACCAAGGGTGAAAGCGTGTTGTTACCTGCAACTGACCTTCGCAATCCCGATGGGGAAGAAATGGAATCGGCACCTCACGCGCAGCAGATTGTGAGCATTTATTCGGAAACGCCGTTCCCCAAAAATTCCATGCTTCGCCGAAAATGCAAATGGCAGGAAGATTCTTCCAACCGTTAG